One region of Aminobacterium colombiense DSM 12261 genomic DNA includes:
- the gatC gene encoding Asp-tRNA(Asn)/Glu-tRNA(Gln) amidotransferase subunit GatC yields MAVSADDIRHVAALARLEITEDEVQAMHQHFEEIMTYFNRLNELDLEGIDAFALKVEENIPWREDRAIDSSVREDVLAEAPHRYEDFFRVPRIVEEE; encoded by the coding sequence GGCGGTCTCAGCAGATGATATTCGGCATGTTGCGGCCCTTGCCCGTCTTGAAATAACAGAAGACGAAGTTCAGGCCATGCACCAGCATTTCGAAGAAATAATGACTTATTTCAATAGGCTTAATGAACTTGACCTCGAAGGGATAGATGCCTTTGCCCTCAAGGTGGAAGAAAATATTCCGTGGAGAGAAGACAGAGCTATAGACAGCTCTGTACGGGAGGATGTTTTGGCTGAAGCTCCTCATCGTTATGAAGATTTCTTCCGGGTTCCCCGGATAGTGGAGGAGGAGTGA